A DNA window from Sphingomonas profundi contains the following coding sequences:
- a CDS encoding tetratricopeptide repeat protein produces MLKFLVAGGLILAPLAGAHAGVIDPVDPDAYAAISNGRYAAAETRLTARVEHGSNDPAVLINLAHLYARDGRGANAAAMYREVLAAPNERMELADGSPAWSHDLAQRGLRRLTSYAAR; encoded by the coding sequence ATGCTGAAGTTTCTTGTTGCCGGAGGTCTGATACTCGCGCCCCTTGCGGGCGCGCATGCGGGCGTGATCGATCCGGTCGATCCCGATGCCTATGCCGCGATCAGCAACGGACGATATGCCGCCGCCGAGACGCGGCTGACGGCGCGGGTGGAGCATGGCTCCAACGATCCCGCCGTGCTGATCAACCTCGCCCACCTCTACGCGCGCGACGGACGCGGCGCGAACGCGGCGGCGATGTACCGCGAGGTGCTGGCCGCGCCGAACGAGCGGATGGAGCTTGCCGACGGCAGCCCGGCCTGGTCGCACGATCTGGCCCAGCGCGGCCTGAGACGCCTGACGAGCTACGCCGCGCGCTGA